One Peromyscus leucopus breed LL Stock chromosome 4, UCI_PerLeu_2.1, whole genome shotgun sequence genomic region harbors:
- the LOC114685046 gene encoding olfactory receptor 8H1-like — protein sequence MNSWNHTNKPDFILMGLTDSKEIQLVLSVLFLLIYLVTVLGNIGMMLIIRLNAQLHTPMYFFLTHLSFLDLSYSTAITPKTLETLMTSNKSISFMGCFTQMYFFVLFAATECFLLSSMAYDRYVAICNPLHYSFVMSSRFCSALLTGSYVLGAVDSTVNMICMHSLDFCKSNVIHDFFCETPPLIALSCSNTHDIEFIIFAFAGSTLLLSLITISVSYVSILSTILKINSTTGKQKAFSTCVSHILAVTIFYGTLIFTHLKSNKSFSLGKDQVASVFYTIVIPMLNPFIYSLRNKEVKCAVSRVIKKRERALDK from the coding sequence ATGAACTCCTGGAATCACACAAATAAGCCTGATTTCATCCTCATGGGGCTGACAGATTCCAAGGAGATCCAGCTGGTCCTCTCTGTGCTGTTTCTCCTGATATACCTGGTCACTGTGCTGGGGAACATAGGCATGATGCTGATTATTCGTCTAAATGCCCAGCTTCACACTCCGATGTATTTCTTCCTCACCCATCTGTCATTCCTTGATCTCAGTTACTCAACTGCCATCACACCTAAAACCTTAGAGACCCTGATGACTTCAAACAAGAGCATTTCCTTCATGGGCTGCTTCACCCAAATGTACTTTTTTGTCCTTTTTGCCGCTACTGAGTGTTTTCTACTGTCTTCAATGGCCTATGATCGGTACGTAGCTATCTGTAACCCTCTACACTATTCATTTGTTATGTCCAGCAGATTCTGCAGTGCCCTTCTTACTGGCTCATATGTGCTTGGAGCTGTGGATTCAACTGTTAATATGATATGCATGCACTCACTGGATTTCTGCAAGTCTAATGTCATCCATGACTTCTTTTGTGAGACACCCCCACTTATAGCCCTGTCTTGCAGCAACACACATGATATTGAATTCATTATATTTGCCTTTGCTGGTTCCACCCTACTGCTGTCCCTTATTACAATATCTGTGTCTTATGTGTCCATTCTTTCTACTATTTTGAAGATCAATTCAACTACCGGAAAACAAAAGGCCTTCTCAACTTGTGTCTCTCATATCCTGGCAGTTACCATATTTTATGGAACCTTAATCTTTACTCATCTAAAATCAAATAAGTCCTTCTCCTTGGGAAAGGATCAAGTGGCATCTGTTTTCTATACTATTGTGATCCCCATGCTGAACCCATTCATTtacagtctcagaaacaaagaagtgAAATGTGCTGTCAGTAGAgtcataaagaaaagagagagagctcTGGACAAATAA